The proteins below come from a single Oscillospiraceae bacterium genomic window:
- a CDS encoding LTA synthase family protein — translation MQHLKKIDWKKFILQGVLPCLLAVAVGFISRYQLELSDGVTESFLQLQWPLYAPLNALTAFCLTLILFALCGRWSLSTGLSGAMFTIIALINYYTRDLHGSALMPQDILNLGTAAEVMGSYTLKITQDVVKIALLYLPILGIAFVQHLLAKGAPKRAGWPARIVRIAGSALGVFLVMFFGYFGPVSIKPKTTYGWAWQNTYYTYGYLAGTIEATSLMADPIIEPENYNDAAAVNFARKADDYTAPASPESAEDYPDIVLILSESFYDFDLVTDLQADTDIMPVTKNLTNAVYGHTISPHVGGGTNSTEYEMLTSNSLILMPSITPFNWLNLYNANSVVSYLKGLGYTTMAAHPYTNSNYRRDSAWLALGFDETHFESDFPTKETYGDRPYQTDSATYRDWEKMYEAMPEDKPRFSFLVSIQSHGDYDMNDASLDIVHAGTDYGEYDELMDEYLSCIKMTDAAVQELCDYFTEQYEKTGRKVIVAMAGDHAPSFVKHVADASFAATDNDLQLLQRSTPFFIWANYPLEHTAAATSTADPLNRMDMVMLAPTLLQQAGLPLSDYYKYLLEMKHNTPVVTAANDYMKVDGTTAEYGADPALDEWAKGYLSLEYNNIGAHAKRDQSIFDPAE, via the coding sequence ATGCAACATCTTAAAAAAATAGACTGGAAGAAATTTATCCTGCAGGGGGTACTCCCCTGCCTGTTGGCTGTCGCGGTGGGCTTTATCTCCCGCTATCAGCTTGAATTGTCCGACGGCGTGACCGAAAGCTTTTTGCAGCTGCAGTGGCCGCTCTACGCGCCGCTGAACGCCCTGACCGCCTTCTGCCTGACACTGATCCTCTTTGCACTGTGCGGCAGATGGAGCCTCTCCACGGGGCTGTCCGGCGCGATGTTCACGATCATCGCGCTTATCAACTACTACACCCGCGACCTGCACGGCTCGGCGCTGATGCCCCAGGACATTTTGAATCTGGGCACCGCCGCCGAGGTCATGGGCAGCTACACCCTCAAGATCACGCAGGATGTCGTAAAAATCGCCCTGCTCTATCTGCCGATCCTCGGCATCGCCTTTGTGCAGCACCTGCTGGCAAAGGGCGCGCCCAAACGCGCAGGCTGGCCCGCACGCATCGTGCGCATAGCGGGCAGTGCGCTGGGTGTTTTTCTGGTCATGTTCTTCGGCTACTTCGGGCCGGTGAGCATCAAGCCCAAGACGACCTACGGCTGGGCATGGCAGAACACCTACTACACCTACGGCTATCTGGCCGGCACGATCGAGGCCACCAGCCTGATGGCCGACCCCATCATTGAGCCGGAAAACTACAACGATGCGGCCGCCGTAAACTTTGCCCGCAAGGCCGATGACTATACAGCCCCCGCCAGCCCCGAGAGCGCCGAGGACTACCCCGACATTGTGCTGATTTTGTCCGAGAGCTTCTACGACTTTGACCTTGTGACCGACCTGCAGGCCGACACCGACATTATGCCGGTGACCAAAAACCTGACCAACGCAGTCTACGGCCACACCATCAGCCCGCATGTGGGCGGCGGCACCAACTCCACCGAGTATGAGATGCTGACCTCCAACTCGCTGATCCTGATGCCGAGCATCACGCCCTTCAACTGGCTGAACCTGTACAACGCCAACAGCGTTGTCAGCTACCTGAAGGGGCTGGGCTACACCACGATGGCCGCCCACCCCTACACCAACTCCAACTACCGGCGCGATTCCGCATGGCTGGCGCTGGGCTTTGACGAGACCCATTTTGAGAGCGACTTCCCCACCAAGGAGACCTACGGCGACCGCCCCTACCAGACCGACTCCGCCACCTACCGGGATTGGGAGAAGATGTACGAGGCCATGCCCGAGGACAAGCCCCGGTTCAGCTTCTTAGTCTCCATCCAGAGCCACGGCGACTACGATATGAACGATGCTTCGCTGGATATTGTCCACGCGGGCACCGACTACGGCGAGTATGACGAGCTGATGGACGAGTACCTGAGCTGCATTAAGATGACCGACGCCGCCGTGCAGGAACTGTGCGACTATTTCACCGAGCAGTACGAAAAGACCGGCCGCAAGGTCATTGTGGCCATGGCCGGCGACCACGCGCCCAGCTTTGTCAAGCATGTGGCTGACGCGAGCTTTGCTGCCACCGACAACGATTTGCAGCTTTTGCAGCGCAGCACGCCGTTCTTCATCTGGGCCAACTACCCGCTGGAGCACACGGCCGCTGCCACCAGCACGGCCGACCCGCTGAACCGGATGGACATGGTCATGCTGGCCCCCACCCTGCTGCAGCAGGCCGGTCTGCCGCTGAGCGACTATTACAAGTATCTGCTGGAAATGAAGCACAACACCCCCGTTGTGACCGCCGCCAACGATTACATGAAGGTGGACGGCACGACCGCCGAGTACGGCGCTGACCCTGCGCTGGACGAGTGGGCCAAGGGGTATCTGAGTCTGGAATACAACAACATCGGTGCCCACGCCAAGCGGGACCAGAGCATTTTTGACCCCGCCGAGTAA
- a CDS encoding type III pantothenate kinase has product MILAFNIGNSNITFGGYTPDGKLVFSSRLFADTALSSDELLYKIVNMLALYGTEPHQITAVIFSSVVPALTPRLREALRKMCECQIMEVGPGLKSGVRIRMDNPAQLGGELLCAIVGALQHCAPPCVVVNFDTATTLLAVDASGALVGGSILPGPQCSLSALVRNTAQLPQVELEARPRRLLGANTADCLHSGIVFGTAAMLDGMVTQIRAALNAPDAPVVATGTLPDSVRLTCATDITYRETLILEGLYVIWKKNARK; this is encoded by the coding sequence ATGATCCTGGCATTCAATATCGGCAACTCCAACATTACCTTTGGCGGGTACACGCCGGACGGCAAGCTGGTCTTTTCCTCGCGGCTGTTTGCAGACACCGCGCTGAGCAGTGATGAGCTGCTTTATAAAATCGTAAACATGCTTGCGCTCTACGGCACCGAGCCGCACCAGATCACTGCGGTCATCTTTTCCAGCGTGGTGCCGGCGCTGACGCCGCGGCTGCGGGAGGCTCTGCGCAAGATGTGCGAGTGCCAGATCATGGAGGTCGGCCCCGGGCTGAAAAGCGGCGTGCGTATCCGGATGGACAACCCGGCCCAACTGGGCGGCGAGCTTCTCTGCGCCATCGTGGGCGCACTGCAGCACTGTGCGCCGCCCTGCGTGGTGGTCAACTTCGACACAGCAACCACCCTGCTGGCTGTGGATGCCTCGGGCGCTCTGGTCGGCGGCTCGATCCTGCCGGGGCCGCAATGCTCGCTGTCGGCGCTGGTGCGCAACACAGCGCAGCTGCCGCAGGTCGAACTGGAGGCCCGCCCGCGCCGCCTGCTGGGGGCCAATACGGCGGATTGCCTGCACAGCGGTATTGTGTTCGGCACGGCCGCAATGCTTGACGGCATGGTAACCCAGATCCGCGCGGCGCTGAACGCCCCCGATGCCCCCGTAGTTGCGACCGGCACACTGCCGGACAGCGTACGGCTGACCTGCGCAACGGACATCACCTACCGTGAGACGCTGATCCTTGAGGGGCTGTATGTAATATGGAAGAAGAACGCGCGGAAATGA
- a CDS encoding ParM/StbA family protein codes for MIIGIDHGYYAIKTAHCSFPAGLTSYGEHEPYTRQGLLEFDGCFFVCGSGRQPIQRDKTINDNYYLLTLAAIAKEIRQRGLPPECSVRIAAGLPLTSFGRDKPKFKDYLLRSNQPVNYKFEGVEYSITIEEVAIFPQGYAALMTETGLLQDEPSMLLIDLGGWTVDLMRIDNAIPAADTAHSLELGMIRCVDDIREQVRRETGLSLTDAQIENMLAGQPCTVSDTVRDIVNKQGRKYTEHLLSATMEAGFDLHAIPAVLLGGGASVVSRHLSPKDGLCKTIFLLDDKVNAVGFERALATVSRRKSEV; via the coding sequence ATCATTATCGGCATCGACCACGGTTACTACGCCATCAAAACAGCGCATTGTTCATTTCCGGCTGGACTTACCAGCTACGGAGAACACGAACCCTACACCCGCCAAGGACTCTTAGAGTTTGACGGGTGCTTTTTTGTTTGTGGCTCCGGGCGGCAGCCTATCCAGCGGGACAAGACCATAAACGACAACTACTACCTGCTGACGCTGGCAGCGATTGCAAAAGAAATCCGGCAGCGCGGCTTGCCGCCCGAATGCTCGGTGCGCATTGCGGCGGGGCTGCCGCTGACCAGCTTTGGGCGCGACAAACCCAAGTTCAAAGATTATCTGCTGCGAAGCAACCAGCCTGTGAACTACAAGTTCGAGGGTGTGGAGTACAGCATCACTATCGAAGAAGTTGCCATCTTCCCCCAAGGCTACGCCGCCCTTATGACCGAAACCGGGCTGTTGCAGGACGAGCCATCAATGCTCCTCATAGATTTGGGCGGCTGGACAGTGGACCTTATGCGCATCGACAACGCCATCCCTGCGGCTGACACTGCGCACAGCTTGGAGCTCGGCATGATCCGCTGCGTAGATGACATCCGGGAGCAGGTGCGGCGCGAAACCGGGCTGTCCCTCACGGATGCCCAAATCGAAAATATGCTGGCGGGTCAGCCCTGCACGGTCAGCGATACGGTGCGCGACATTGTGAACAAACAAGGTCGCAAGTACACAGAGCATCTTCTGTCTGCCACGATGGAAGCGGGATTCGATTTGCACGCCATCCCCGCCGTGTTGCTGGGCGGCGGCGCATCGGTGGTGAGCCGCCACCTAAGTCCCAAAGACGGCCTTTGTAAGACGATTTTCCTGCTGGACGACAAGGTGAACGCGGTCGGATTCGAGCGTGCGTTGGCCACCGTGTCGCGCCGCAAAAGCGAGGTATGA
- a CDS encoding plasmid segregation centromere-binding protein ParR — translation MKRSQYVFRPNINEPQHRRAWALLQQVPPAKRKEFLVQSILAAEQTDRLEKSIRKVVREELQAVNITGAVPSPPPVNAIPDSALDFLNSL, via the coding sequence ATGAAACGATCGCAATATGTTTTCCGCCCGAACATTAACGAACCGCAACACCGCCGCGCGTGGGCGTTGTTGCAGCAGGTGCCGCCTGCCAAACGCAAAGAGTTTCTGGTGCAGAGTATCCTTGCGGCAGAACAGACGGATAGGCTGGAGAAAAGCATCCGCAAGGTGGTGCGGGAGGAGTTGCAGGCAGTCAACATAACCGGCGCTGTTCCAAGCCCACCGCCAGTGAATGCTATACCAGACTCTGCGCTCGATTTCCTGAATTCACTGTAG
- a CDS encoding IS110 family transposase, whose translation MIFVGIDVAKDKHDCFILNSEGTVLADVFTIANNRIGFETLLSRMQSCSQGENKIKVGLEATGHYSYNLLGFLLDSGLATYVINPLHTNLYRKSLSLRRTKTDRIDARTIAMMLMSDVDLKSYSNTAYHNEELKSLTRYRFDKVKERAKLKSSVARLVNILFPELEKLVSSLHIAVVYALLSNYPGASYIASANTEELAETLCTASKGRYTKSKTAEIQVAAGVSIGSKMPAKSMELKHTIALIRELDKEISEVESAIDKITSQMDSPIFTIPGIGRHMGAMILAEVGDFSNFASADKLLAYAGLSPSTYQSGQLQNCYAHMEKRGSRYLRYALFNAAKYVCLWCPTFSAYLEKKRSEGKHYNVAISHAAKKLVRLIFAMQRSGKAFLADY comes from the coding sequence ATGATTTTTGTTGGTATCGATGTTGCAAAGGACAAGCATGATTGCTTTATCCTCAACTCGGAAGGAACGGTCTTGGCAGATGTATTTACCATTGCCAATAACCGCATCGGTTTTGAGACGCTTCTTTCAAGAATGCAGAGCTGTTCCCAAGGTGAAAACAAAATAAAAGTAGGGCTTGAAGCCACAGGACATTACAGCTACAATCTGCTGGGGTTTCTTTTAGACAGCGGCCTGGCAACCTATGTCATTAACCCTCTGCACACGAACCTCTACCGGAAAAGTCTCAGCCTGCGAAGAACCAAAACAGATCGGATAGACGCGCGTACCATTGCAATGATGCTCATGTCTGATGTGGACCTCAAGTCCTACTCAAATACAGCATACCACAATGAAGAGCTAAAGTCACTAACCAGATACAGATTTGATAAGGTAAAAGAGCGCGCCAAACTGAAAAGCTCCGTTGCGCGGTTAGTGAATATTCTGTTTCCGGAGCTCGAAAAGCTGGTCTCAAGCCTGCACATCGCTGTTGTATACGCACTGCTGAGCAACTATCCGGGTGCAAGCTATATCGCAAGCGCCAATACTGAAGAACTCGCTGAGACTCTTTGCACCGCCTCTAAAGGTCGTTATACCAAGTCTAAAACCGCGGAAATCCAAGTAGCCGCAGGGGTCTCCATTGGCTCGAAAATGCCTGCTAAGTCTATGGAGTTGAAACACACGATTGCTCTCATCCGCGAACTGGACAAAGAAATTTCTGAGGTAGAATCCGCAATTGACAAGATTACATCTCAGATGGATTCTCCCATCTTTACAATCCCCGGTATTGGCCGACATATGGGTGCAATGATTCTTGCTGAAGTTGGAGATTTTTCCAACTTTGCAAGCGCAGACAAGCTGCTGGCTTATGCTGGACTCTCTCCATCTACATATCAGTCAGGGCAACTGCAAAACTGTTATGCTCACATGGAAAAGCGTGGCTCCAGATATTTGCGATATGCTCTTTTCAATGCCGCCAAATATGTTTGCCTTTGGTGTCCTACATTCTCGGCCTATCTTGAAAAGAAGCGTTCTGAGGGAAAGCATTACAATGTTGCCATCTCTCATGCTGCTAAAAAGCTGGTAAGGCTTATTTTTGCTATGCAGCGTTCTGGGAAAGCCTTTTTAGCTGATTATTAA
- a CDS encoding DUF4240 domain-containing protein, producing MTKDKFWEVIDNARAIAPALEGEPLRESLYKQLLKLSPDELVGFDCAWQEYRRIANSPQLIAAACIINGGTSDDRFDYFKNWLILQGQYVFRQALKDPDALAEFKIPFGDTEWEDCGYLTSLAFVGRALPTYFAQEGIAKELRRKYPALLQAPGALDAEIMRVLLYPNREQEQAFDRYLLGLEVQHYIDISGLDSYDKFYLEHISCRWQLDYLRESIREETPQPRQGKLSPDIASTLPKLWKKRLAWDAEQRTRLHHRGEER from the coding sequence ATGACGAAAGATAAGTTTTGGGAGGTCATCGACAACGCCAGAGCCATAGCACCAGCGTTGGAAGGTGAACCACTGCGGGAATCCCTGTACAAGCAGCTTTTAAAGCTGTCCCCGGATGAATTAGTCGGCTTCGACTGCGCGTGGCAGGAATACCGCAGGATAGCAAACAGCCCGCAGTTGATTGCCGCGGCCTGTATCATCAACGGCGGTACCTCGGATGACCGATTCGACTATTTCAAAAATTGGCTGATTCTGCAAGGACAGTATGTCTTTCGGCAGGCGCTGAAAGACCCTGATGCGCTTGCTGAGTTCAAGATTCCGTTCGGCGACACTGAATGGGAAGATTGCGGGTACCTGACAAGCCTTGCCTTTGTGGGGAGAGCCTTGCCTACCTATTTTGCGCAGGAGGGCATTGCCAAGGAACTGCGCCGAAAATACCCCGCACTACTGCAAGCCCCCGGAGCGCTGGACGCCGAAATCATGCGTGTGCTGCTTTATCCGAACCGTGAGCAGGAGCAGGCTTTTGACCGCTACCTGCTCGGCCTTGAAGTGCAGCACTACATCGACATCAGCGGGCTGGACAGCTACGATAAGTTTTATCTGGAACACATTTCATGCAGGTGGCAGTTGGATTATCTGAGAGAAAGTATCCGCGAGGAAACGCCCCAACCACGGCAAGGAAAGCTAAGTCCTGACATTGCCAGCACTCTGCCCAAACTTTGGAAGAAGCGGCTGGCGTGGGATGCGGAACAGCGAACGCGCCTGCACCATCGCGGTGAGGAAAGGTAG
- a CDS encoding type IV secretory system conjugative DNA transfer family protein → MKITALLDALNSALAEPFALAWVSNSPRFLLVFTVIYAVAVIVAVTDQKNTRPGAEHGSAAWGDVFRLNKFYMDKRGPNLLLAQHFYIGIDGYKHKHNTNILIVGGSGAGKTRTYGVPNVLECACSMVITDPKAEILRKTGNLLKKKGYEVIVFDLINPAASFCYNPFVYVHDDREVLTLIENLIQNTTPSHSKSSDPFWEKSETALLQALMLYLLHEALPEEQNFSMVMEMIAAAEVHEDDDNYQSPLDILFERLEMREPDSIACKQYRIFKQAAGKTAKSILVSVGVRLAAFNLPSIAKLTMTDELHLQELGERKIALFCCIPDSDKSLNYLVGMIYTQLIQTLYRQADRVHKGRLPVPVHCLMDEYANISLPKDTFLSALATMRSRAIFCSIIVQNMAQLKAMYKDDWESLVGLCDEFLYLGGTEKETHKYVSELLGKETISTTSYNQSKGRSGSYSINHQQSGRDLMTPDEVRLLDNSKCILFIRGERPVIDLKYNLLKHPNIRYTEDGGAAPYDYTAADNARDDLPGAPENYELLDMDDFLPAEVAEIKPTIQRIRRPK, encoded by the coding sequence ATGAAAATAACGGCTCTGCTGGATGCGCTGAACAGCGCACTGGCAGAGCCGTTTGCGTTGGCGTGGGTCAGCAACAGCCCGCGCTTTTTGCTGGTGTTCACGGTGATTTACGCGGTAGCGGTTATTGTAGCTGTGACCGATCAGAAGAATACCCGCCCCGGTGCGGAGCATGGCTCGGCGGCTTGGGGCGATGTGTTCCGGTTAAACAAGTTCTACATGGACAAGCGAGGACCGAACCTGCTGCTGGCGCAGCATTTCTACATTGGAATCGACGGCTACAAACACAAGCACAACACTAATATCCTCATCGTCGGCGGCTCCGGTGCAGGCAAGACCAGAACCTACGGCGTACCGAATGTACTGGAATGTGCCTGCTCTATGGTCATTACAGATCCTAAGGCTGAAATTTTGCGTAAGACCGGGAATTTGTTGAAGAAAAAGGGCTATGAGGTCATCGTTTTTGACCTCATAAACCCTGCTGCATCGTTCTGTTACAACCCGTTTGTGTATGTGCATGATGACCGTGAAGTGCTGACTTTGATTGAAAATCTGATTCAAAATACCACGCCATCACATTCAAAAAGCAGCGACCCCTTCTGGGAAAAGTCCGAAACTGCCCTGCTCCAAGCCCTTATGCTGTACCTGCTGCACGAGGCCCTGCCCGAAGAACAAAACTTCTCGATGGTCATGGAGATGATAGCTGCCGCTGAAGTCCACGAGGACGATGACAACTACCAATCCCCGCTGGACATCCTGTTCGAACGCTTGGAAATGCGCGAACCCGACAGCATCGCATGTAAGCAGTATCGCATTTTCAAACAAGCCGCGGGCAAAACGGCGAAATCGATTTTGGTAAGTGTAGGTGTGCGCCTTGCCGCGTTTAACCTGCCGTCCATCGCCAAGCTGACGATGACGGACGAACTGCATTTGCAGGAATTGGGCGAGCGCAAAATTGCGCTGTTCTGCTGCATTCCGGATTCGGATAAGTCGCTGAATTATCTGGTCGGCATGATCTACACCCAACTCATCCAGACACTGTACCGACAGGCAGACCGCGTACACAAAGGACGCTTGCCGGTGCCTGTGCATTGTCTGATGGACGAGTACGCGAACATTTCCTTGCCGAAAGATACATTCCTGTCGGCGCTGGCCACTATGCGTTCCCGCGCTATTTTCTGCTCCATCATCGTGCAAAACATGGCGCAGCTGAAAGCCATGTACAAGGACGATTGGGAATCGCTGGTCGGTTTGTGCGACGAGTTCCTCTATCTCGGCGGTACCGAGAAAGAAACCCACAAGTACGTTTCGGAACTGCTGGGCAAGGAAACCATCTCCACGACCAGTTACAACCAAAGCAAAGGGCGCAGCGGCAGTTACAGCATCAACCACCAGCAGTCCGGGCGCGACCTTATGACCCCGGACGAGGTGCGTCTGCTCGACAACAGCAAGTGCATCTTGTTCATCCGAGGGGAGCGCCCCGTGATTGACCTGAAATATAATCTGCTGAAGCACCCGAACATCCGCTATACCGAGGACGGCGGCGCAGCCCCTTACGACTACACCGCCGCCGACAATGCGCGGGACGATCTGCCCGGTGCACCCGAAAATTACGAACTGCTGGATATGGACGACTTTCTGCCCGCTGAGGTGGCAGAAATAAAGCCAACCATACAAAGAATCAGGAGGCCCAAATGA
- a CDS encoding glutamyl-tRNA amidotransferase translates to MLYAVMVCGIVFALPAFAADDPLVVVENLSTFIFSLIRAVGLILLGWGIVQVGLSLQSHDPSQRSQGFLTLAGGLVITFAKEILDLITA, encoded by the coding sequence ATGCTGTACGCCGTTATGGTGTGCGGCATTGTTTTTGCTTTGCCCGCGTTCGCTGCAGATGACCCGCTGGTAGTGGTCGAAAATCTCTCCACATTCATCTTTTCGCTGATCCGCGCGGTGGGCCTTATCCTGCTGGGGTGGGGCATTGTGCAGGTCGGTCTGTCCCTGCAGAGCCACGACCCCAGCCAGCGCAGCCAAGGCTTTCTGACGCTGGCGGGTGGGCTGGTGATTACCTTCGCCAAAGAAATCCTCGACCTCATTACCGCGTGA
- a CDS encoding PrgI family protein yields MEIKIPKEVRDYHENIFFGLNTRQFICSVLAVGVAVGIYFALQPYVGTEEIGWMCILGAAPFAACGFFTYHGMTAEQVLWAWFKSEILCPKRLVFKSDSYYYEAMQPAIRAGIKRKKGLPMKKNTHDSEETA; encoded by the coding sequence ATGGAAATTAAAATACCGAAAGAAGTCCGCGACTATCACGAAAACATCTTTTTCGGCTTGAACACCCGGCAGTTCATCTGCTCGGTGCTGGCGGTCGGCGTAGCGGTGGGCATTTACTTTGCCTTGCAGCCGTATGTCGGCACAGAAGAAATCGGCTGGATGTGCATTCTGGGTGCCGCACCCTTTGCCGCCTGTGGATTCTTTACTTACCACGGCATGACCGCCGAACAGGTGCTGTGGGCGTGGTTCAAGTCTGAAATCCTCTGCCCGAAACGCCTTGTGTTCAAGTCCGACAGTTACTACTACGAAGCCATGCAGCCCGCCATCCGTGCGGGCATAAAGCGAAAGAAAGGTTTGCCTATGAAGAAAAACACCCATGACAGCGAGGAAACTGCTTGA
- a CDS encoding TraE family protein — MEHEKFRIPRSVQDAIPIHRIYADGIFQVGNQYSKTWSFTDINYAIASKEDKTAMFLDYSELLNALDSGASAKITIYNRRINKAEFERSVLLPDRDDGLDEYRHEFNKMLTAQVTGTSNSIVRERYLTVSVVKRNADEARSYFSRVGTDLVTHLAQLSSVATELTLNERLHIFRDFFKAGEQAAAEFNIHEHAKRGQHFKDWFCPDSMEFAADHFKLDARYGRVLYLQDYASYIKDSFVSELCDLDRDLMLSIDILPVPTDEAARQLQSTLLGVETNVANWQRRQNANNNFTATIPYDMELQRKETKEMLDDLTTRDQRMMFGLVTLVHLADSKEQLDSDTETLYSTARKHLCQLSTLRWQQKDGLDTVLPYGLRKIQALRTLTTESTAVLIPFRAQEIMQPNGLYYGQNAVSKNMIVADRRLLLNGNSFRLGVSGSGKSMSAKEEIVQIALSTEDDILILDPESEFGYLTEALGGEVIRISATSDTHINALDMDRAYGDERNPIVSKSEFVLSLFEQLIGDGMVTAKEKSILGRCTEQVYLPYIRNGYKGTPPTLQDFYRLLQMQPEPEAQGLALSSELFITGTLNTFARHTNVDTQARIIAYDIRELGEQLMPLGMLVTLDAIYNRVIQNWKKGRRTWIFCDEFYILFRYEYSANFFYKLWKRIRKYNGLVTGLTQNVDELLRSDTARLMLANSEFLVMLNQSATDRAELAKLLNISDNQLGYVTNVPVGCGLIRCAGNIVPFTNSFPKNTKLYGLMTTKPDEQQRE; from the coding sequence ATGGAACACGAAAAGTTCCGTATTCCGCGCAGCGTACAGGATGCAATCCCCATCCACCGCATTTATGCGGATGGGATTTTTCAGGTCGGGAACCAGTATTCCAAAACGTGGTCGTTCACCGACATCAACTATGCCATTGCGAGCAAAGAGGACAAGACGGCCATGTTCCTCGATTACTCCGAATTGCTGAATGCCCTCGATTCCGGTGCCTCGGCCAAAATCACGATTTATAACCGCCGCATCAACAAAGCAGAATTTGAGCGCAGTGTCTTGTTGCCCGACAGGGATGACGGGTTGGATGAATACCGCCACGAATTTAATAAAATGCTGACCGCCCAAGTCACCGGCACCAGCAACAGCATCGTGCGGGAACGCTACCTGACCGTCAGCGTGGTAAAGCGCAATGCGGATGAGGCCCGCAGTTACTTCTCCCGTGTGGGTACAGATTTGGTGACGCACCTTGCACAGCTTTCCTCGGTGGCAACCGAACTGACGCTGAATGAGCGCCTGCATATTTTCCGCGACTTTTTCAAGGCCGGGGAACAGGCTGCGGCAGAGTTCAACATCCACGAACACGCCAAACGCGGCCAGCATTTCAAAGATTGGTTCTGCCCGGACAGCATGGAGTTTGCCGCCGACCATTTCAAGCTGGATGCCCGTTATGGTCGGGTGCTGTATTTGCAGGACTATGCGAGCTACATCAAGGACAGCTTTGTGTCGGAACTCTGCGACCTTGACCGCGATTTGATGCTGTCCATCGACATCCTGCCTGTACCCACGGACGAGGCCGCCCGCCAGCTGCAAAGCACGCTGCTGGGCGTGGAAACGAACGTAGCCAACTGGCAGCGCCGCCAGAATGCCAACAACAATTTTACAGCCACGATTCCCTATGATATGGAACTCCAGCGCAAGGAAACCAAGGAGATGCTGGACGATCTAACGACCCGCGACCAGCGGATGATGTTCGGGCTGGTGACACTGGTGCATCTGGCAGACAGCAAAGAGCAGCTCGACAGCGACACCGAAACGCTCTACTCGACAGCCCGCAAGCACCTGTGTCAGCTTTCCACACTGCGCTGGCAGCAGAAGGACGGGCTGGACACGGTGCTGCCCTATGGGCTGCGGAAAATCCAAGCCCTGCGAACCCTTACCACCGAAAGCACCGCCGTGCTGATTCCGTTCCGCGCACAGGAAATCATGCAGCCGAACGGTCTGTACTATGGGCAGAACGCCGTCAGCAAGAACATGATCGTGGCGGATCGCCGCTTGCTGCTCAACGGCAACAGTTTCCGTTTGGGCGTGTCCGGTTCCGGCAAGAGCATGAGCGCCAAGGAAGAAATCGTGCAGATCGCGCTTTCCACCGAGGATGACATTCTCATTCTCGACCCGGAGTCGGAGTTCGGCTATCTGACCGAAGCCCTTGGCGGTGAAGTCATCCGCATTTCGGCTACGTCCGACACGCATATCAACGCGCTGGATATGGACCGCGCCTACGGTGATGAGCGCAACCCCATCGTCAGCAAGTCGGAGTTTGTGCTGTCGCTGTTCGAGCAGCTGATCGGTGATGGCATGGTGACGGCGAAAGAAAAATCCATCCTTGGCCGCTGCACCGAACAGGTGTACCTGCCCTACATCCGCAACGGCTATAAAGGTACGCCGCCCACGCTGCAGGACTTTTACCGTCTGCTCCAAATGCAGCCGGAACCCGAAGCGCAGGGGCTGGCGCTTTCGTCCGAGTTGTTCATTACCGGCACGCTGAACACCTTTGCCCGGCACACCAATGTGGACACGCAGGCACGGATTATTGCCTACGATATCCGTGAACTGGGTGAGCAGCTTATGCCGCTGGGTATGCTGGTGACGCTGGATGCGATTTATAACCGCGTCATCCAGAACTGGAAGAAAGGCCGCAGAACGTGGATTTTCTGCGATGAGTTTTACATTTTGTTCCGCTATGAGTACAGCGCCAATTTCTTCTACAAGCTGTGGAAGCGCATCCGCAAGTACAACGGACTTGTGACCGGGCTGACGCAGAATGTGGACGAACTGCTGCGCTCCGACACCGCCCGCCTGATGCTGGCCAACTCGGAATTTCTCGTGATGCTGAACCAGAGCGCCACCGACCGCGCGGAACTGGCGAAGCTGTTGAACATCTCGGACAACCAGTTGGGCTACGTCACCAATGTTCCCGTGGGCTGCGGGCTGATTCGCTGCGCGGGTAATATCGTGCCTTTCACCAACAGTTTTCCGAAAAATACTAAGCTCTATGGTTTGATGACGACCAAGCCGGATGAACAGCAAAGGGAGTGA